A genomic window from Ananas comosus cultivar F153 unplaced genomic scaffold, ASM154086v1, whole genome shotgun sequence includes:
- the LOC109703806 gene encoding uncharacterized protein LOC109703806 yields MPRYAGRCLLAVRAGAPCARSPSFPGVHRAPAPLSAAAVAVRFRTSSVLAYPCLAMPIVVLLLAGAACGLLGPYKLYMVVCFCDLLGGQVPLPTAELLSSRPCFVLEQVT; encoded by the exons ATGCCGCGGTATGCGGGGCGTTGTCTCCTAGCCGTACGAGCGGGCGCACCGTGTGCCAGGAGCCCTAGCTTCCCCGGTGTGCACCGTGCTCCAGCTCCTCTCTCTGCGGCGGCCGTCGCGGTACGCTTCCGGACGTCCTCTGTACTCGCCTACCCTTGCCTAGCCATGCCCATCGTCGTCCTTCTCCTCGCCGGCGCCGCATGTGGCCTGCTTGGTCCCTATAAGCTTTATATG GTTGTGTGCTTCTGTGACCTTCTTGGTGGCCAGGTCCCCTTACCTACCGCTGAACTTTTGTCCTCCCGACCCTGTTTTG